A portion of the Edaphobacter bradus genome contains these proteins:
- a CDS encoding response regulator, which translates to MEKIPTNRARPRCLIADDHVIFSDALRVYLGTALEIVGVVSDGRALVLEAIRLRPEIVIVDVGMPLLNGLDAARRIKELAPKVKFIFLTMRDDPNLAAAALQLGPIAFVLKHSAGSELLQAIEQVLRGRSYLTPKLKADDWVEAKARARQFSTEMTPRQKGIVQLLAEGRSMKEIAGLLQLSQKTVEFHKHHIMVSFNFKSNADLVLFALNRGLIAPNPELQFKEQTIVPSRY; encoded by the coding sequence ATGGAGAAGATTCCCACGAATCGGGCCCGCCCACGTTGCTTGATCGCAGATGACCACGTGATCTTTTCCGATGCTTTACGGGTTTATTTGGGTACGGCCCTCGAAATTGTAGGAGTGGTTTCGGATGGTCGTGCTCTTGTCCTTGAAGCAATCAGGCTGAGGCCGGAAATAGTTATTGTCGACGTAGGAATGCCGCTCTTAAATGGATTAGACGCGGCCCGCAGAATCAAGGAACTGGCTCCCAAGGTTAAGTTCATCTTCTTGACGATGCGGGACGACCCGAATCTTGCTGCGGCAGCGCTCCAACTCGGCCCAATCGCATTTGTTCTCAAACATTCGGCCGGTTCAGAGCTGCTACAAGCGATTGAACAAGTATTGCGCGGCCGATCTTATTTGACACCCAAACTGAAGGCCGACGATTGGGTTGAAGCGAAGGCCAGGGCGAGGCAGTTCTCGACAGAAATGACGCCGCGACAGAAAGGTATCGTTCAATTGCTCGCCGAGGGCAGGTCCATGAAAGAGATCGCCGGACTTCTCCAGTTAAGTCAGAAGACCGTGGAGTTCCACAAACATCACATCATGGTGTCGTTCAACTTCAAAAGCAACGCCGACTTGGTCCTGTTCGCGCTGAACCGCGGCCTGATTGCCCCAAACCCCGAACTGCAATTTAAAGAGCAAACTATCGTTCCCTCGCGCTATTAA
- the aspT gene encoding aspartate-alanine antiporter codes for MTTTIEWIRDALRDHAEVALFLALAAGYLIGRLRIGSFKLGPVVGCLLAGLAVGQFGIVIPGVLGRTFFLLFLFAVGYKTGPQFVRGLGRNALPQVILAVLFAATGLLTTYSVARVLGFDAGTAVGLLAGGLHSAEAVGTGSDAIEKLALEENVDRTLTTNMAIAYAVTYMVGIFAGIFVLVRIGPWVLRIDLRAECQKLENELGMKKDELGVFSAYKQFVMRAYKVPENMNNRSVAELEDSFSPERVFVERVKNNQGVMDADPSLPLVAGDLIVLSGRPKMLGGSNNPLHPYEVEEPALLDIPAIAVDYILERKDLRHRTLAEIVETLGGEVATRGVYVRKVLRAGEELPLGSKVVLERGDVLTLIGAKRHVDRVAAQLGPVKRPSNATDLISVCLAIGIGGLIGLPALHLARLSIGLGLPVGVLLASLVIGWLHSIRPAFSKVPEPVVWLLDSLGLTAFVASIGINAGPGFVHGVRSTGLALLITGVIVCAVPYLLTILAGHYIFRLHPGILLGICAGSGTSSPGLAALQEKAESRVPVLGYGVSYAINSVLFALWGSVIVVLVHQG; via the coding sequence ATGACAACAACAATCGAATGGATCAGAGATGCTCTGCGAGATCACGCTGAAGTGGCTCTCTTCCTGGCTCTCGCTGCGGGTTATCTCATCGGGCGACTTCGGATTGGATCGTTCAAACTCGGTCCGGTTGTTGGATGCCTTCTGGCGGGCCTTGCTGTTGGGCAGTTCGGTATCGTAATCCCAGGCGTTCTTGGTAGAACGTTCTTTCTCTTATTCCTATTTGCCGTCGGCTACAAGACGGGGCCTCAATTTGTCAGAGGTCTTGGGCGGAATGCACTTCCGCAAGTGATCCTTGCCGTCTTGTTTGCGGCAACCGGATTGCTAACGACCTATTCAGTAGCGCGTGTCCTTGGATTCGATGCTGGGACGGCCGTGGGACTCCTCGCTGGAGGGCTTCATTCGGCGGAGGCAGTAGGAACGGGAAGTGATGCTATTGAAAAACTCGCTCTAGAGGAGAATGTGGATCGCACACTTACTACCAATATGGCCATCGCTTATGCGGTGACGTACATGGTCGGAATATTTGCAGGAATCTTCGTCCTTGTTCGAATTGGTCCTTGGGTGTTGAGGATTGATCTTCGCGCTGAATGCCAAAAGCTGGAAAACGAATTGGGCATGAAAAAGGACGAACTCGGAGTTTTTTCTGCCTACAAGCAATTTGTGATGCGGGCCTACAAGGTACCGGAGAACATGAACAATAGGTCTGTGGCCGAATTGGAGGACTCCTTCTCACCTGAACGGGTGTTTGTAGAAAGAGTGAAGAACAATCAGGGAGTTATGGATGCCGATCCAAGTCTTCCACTCGTTGCAGGCGATCTCATCGTTCTCTCCGGACGCCCCAAAATGCTTGGAGGATCCAATAATCCGTTGCATCCGTATGAGGTTGAAGAACCAGCACTATTGGACATTCCCGCTATAGCGGTCGACTACATCTTAGAGCGGAAAGATCTGCGGCATCGAACCCTTGCCGAGATAGTCGAAACTTTAGGAGGTGAAGTAGCTACCAGAGGAGTCTATGTTCGTAAAGTATTGCGAGCAGGAGAAGAGCTACCGTTGGGGTCGAAGGTAGTACTGGAACGCGGCGATGTGTTGACGCTTATTGGTGCCAAACGTCACGTCGACCGAGTGGCAGCACAACTGGGTCCCGTCAAGCGGCCGTCAAATGCGACCGATCTAATATCTGTTTGTCTGGCCATTGGTATTGGCGGGCTCATTGGTTTGCCTGCATTGCATCTCGCAAGACTAAGCATCGGGCTTGGCCTTCCTGTCGGCGTCCTCCTCGCTTCACTTGTGATCGGTTGGCTGCATTCGATCAGGCCTGCCTTCAGCAAAGTGCCTGAACCCGTAGTCTGGTTGTTAGATTCCCTTGGCCTCACCGCATTCGTAGCCTCAATCGGTATAAATGCTGGTCCTGGTTTCGTGCATGGAGTCCGCTCAACCGGCCTTGCTCTCCTTATTACGGGCGTTATCGTATGCGCAGTACCGTATTTACTCACTATCCTTGCGGGTCATTACATCTTCAGATTGCATCCGGGAATTCTGCTCGGCATCTGTGCGGGAAGTGGCACATCTTCTCCTGGATTGGCAGCCCTGCAGGAGAAAGCGGAGAGTCGTGTGCCAGTTTTGGGTTATGGCGTGAGTTATGCAATAAATTCAGTGTTATTTGCGCTTTGGGGATCGGTAATCGTGGTATTGGTGCATCAGGGCTAG